The following is a genomic window from Spirosoma agri.
GATGGCCAGGATAATAGCCCATAGGCCACTGGCCCGACCCGTGTGCAAATCCAGACTCAAGTTGGTTAGCAACACAGCGGTTGGGTACCGGTTTTCGCTGAGAATGTCGCCCGTGATTTGATTGACGGTCAGTTCGCGATCCTTGAGCTTCAGCGTGTAGTATTCCTCGGGATCTTCTGAAAACGGAAACTCGATGCTTTGTACCTCTGTCAGCTTTGTCTGTTTAAAGACCGCAAAGTCAACTAAAGCCCGTTGCCGCAACGGACGTTGTGGTTTAGACTGAATGGCATCAAAGTCAATTTTGGGAGAAATTTTCGTCATGCCGATCAGGTCGAACCGGGCCAGCGAAAGGTACGTTCCCGACAGGGCGATGGCGAAGATCGGAATCAGCAACAACCGACCCAGTACGACGTGGTAATACTGAGCAAAGTTGTCGCGGACAATGCGGGTAAAGAATCGCTTTACGCCCCGTTGCCGCTGGATAATCAGCATGGTGCCGGACACCGTGATCAGCAGGAGCAGAAAGGCTGTCAGTCCGATAAAAAACCGGCCCGCTTCGTGTAGGAACAGCGATCGGTGCAAAGCCGTAACCCATTCGAAAAACTCACTTTGTTTGGTGGGAATACCCAGGGTTTTGCCCGTTCGTGGATCAACGTAAGCGGTCAGGTTTTTGCCGTCGGCATCGCTCCCCTTGATCTGCACAAACTGGTTGGCATCAACGCTTAGCTCACTGATTTCGGAAACGTTTTTTTTCAGAACCGGCAGCGTTTGAGCGAGGGTAATCTGATCAACGTTATCGACACGATAGGGCTGAATTTTCTGCGATACGGGTTCGAACGCCAGAATAATGCCGGTGATCGAGGCTACCGTCAATAAAAGAAAAGAAGATACAGCCAGGGCTAAGTGGCTGTATCTCCAAATGGAAATGGTCATAAAGCTAGCCGCTGTTGGCACTGGAACACTGATTCTTACGACGATTACTAGAGGAGTTGACCTACCGGAGCCTAGGAACTCAAAACAGGATAATTTCTTCGTTCAGTACGCGCTTGCCCTCGATACACAGGGGTACATCATAACTTACTCGTATCGATCATAAAAATCAGTGTTCTGGTGCATTGTGATACCCCTTAGTTGCTGGTATTGGGGCTAAAACGTACGTAGCGGATGTATCCCGTACCCTCGCTTTTGGCGGAAAGAGCGTCTGTCGTTAGCGGAATTTCCAGGTCTTTTACGTAGTACTTATTGTCTTCCACCGCACTTTCAAACCGTAGTTTGTAATCTTTGTCGATCTTTGCGCTTTCGATCTCCAGTACGGTAACGCTACGGTCGCCACCTGCCACCGAAGCTCCGGTTATGGCGCTGATGTCGGTTCGTTTTTTGGCGTAAGCCTTATGCCATTCCTTTACATCGGGGTACCATTTTTTGTTGGAGCCAAGCACGTACAGCGTTTTATCGTAGGCACCTTTCCCGTTGATGAGCGACACCACAATGTAGGCCCCTTCGCCCATGTAGTTGGTCATCTGGATCATGCACTTATACTTGACCGTACCCGGTTGTTGAGCCAGTGATGCCGATGGTTGGGCAAACGCCAGAGCCAGCACCAGTAAGCCGATTTTAGGCAAAAATGACATATTTTTTATTTCAGGAAGTTAACGGATACGTTGTTTTTAGCGAGCGATTCGTTTTCGCTGGCCAGATCGAACGCGGTTTCTTTAAAGTTGGTGGCGATGTCTTTTTTGGCACCAATCGACAACAGGTATTTTAGCAGAGCATCGTCTTTCGACACCATAGCTGCCCGGTGCAGAGCGGTAATTCCTTCCTTGTTTTTGCTGTTTACATCGATCTGAAGAGGCTCCAGGCGTTTCATCAGCGACAGGTCATTCTTGGCGACCGCTAAGTGATACAGCGTATTGCCGTTTTTCTGCGGAGCCTTGACGTCTAGTCCTTTTTCCTGAAGCAGATTTAATTTGGCCGTAAAGTCATCGGTTCGTGGTCCATTCTCAGACCGTTGACCACCTTCCGGGCGAGGACCGCCTTCTGGCCGTGGGCCATCCAGCCGGGGGCCGCTGGTTGGTCTGTACGATTGGATCAGGTAAGCAGCCAGATTATCGCCATTTTTGTCCGTAACGGTAACGTCAGCTCCTTTGGTCAATAAATAGCTCACTACCTCGGGCGAGTTGCCCTGTACGGCCATAGCCAGTGCCGTTACGCCTTTCTGGTTGCTCTGATTAATATTTTTCACCTTCGGCTGGAGCATTTCCAGCACGGCGATATCCCGGTTGGCCGCTGCCGCGTTCATAAATACGGTATTGCCTTCGTCGTCAGCCTGATTGACATCGACGCCTTTATCCAGAAAATACTTAATGAGTTCGGTCTGCTTGGGTCGGCGAACGATGGCATGCAAAACGGTTTCTCCGCTCTTGTTAGTTACAGTCGGTTTAATACCCAGGCTTTCCAGATACTGGAACGTTTCGATGGGTGCAGCGCCCTGACGGCCACCCTGACTCGCCATGATCATCGCCGTTGGGTTTACCGGAACTCCTCGCTGCTGCAACGCCTTCAGGATGTTGATATTTCCACTTCTGGCCGCATAACTAAACGCGTTGTTTCCGGCGGCATCCGTGCTTTTCAGATCCAGCCCTTTCGAGATAAAGTAATCGGTCAGTTTAAGGTCTTTATCGTTTGCTACAGCCAGCAAGAGTGCGTTGGCTCCATCATGATTCAGGTCCTTTTTGAGGTTGGCTCCGTTCTGGATGCACAAGTCATATACTTTCGTGTCGGGTTGGCCACTGCCCGCTGCAAAATTTAACGGCGTGGCACCGTGACTGTCTTCAACATTCGTTTTAGAGCCTTTCGAAAGCAGGTACTCCATGATCTCTGTATTGCCCCGGAAGGCGGCCCAGTGCAAATAAATGCGGCTATCGTGGGTGATCTTGCTTACATCGTTACCCGGCTGCGACAACAGATACTTGATCGTTTCGTTGGGAGCCTGCGCATTGATCGCCATCACGACGGGATCGAAACTCGCCTGGTTGAACTGAGACGGGTTGCTGCCTTTCTCGACTTCTGCCTTGACCTGATTCGCATCGGGTTTGCCTAGCCAGAACGACTGTTCCAGCAGAACGTTTTTCTGAGCCTGAGCGGAGAGCGAAACGCCTACCAGAATGGCTGCAACTAGTTTTTTCATACGAATTTGCGTGACTTAAACGGCTGATAGAGGGAGTTCAGAATTGGTGGATACCTAACGAGGGTGCAAATTACTAAGATTCAGTCTAAATAAGAATGTTTGGCCGCTAATATTAACTGCTACGCGAAATGTCCATTTTTTAGACCGGGCTGGGGGGTAAGCCGGCTGTCAAGTGTCAACATCCAGCTTACCCCCCAGCCCGGTCTAAGCATATTATTTCAACCGATAAGACAGGGTCGTGACGAACTGCCGGGGCGGAATCGGCATGATGCTGTAGCGGTCATGAATCAGGTAGTTCAGCTCATTGGTGATGTTCGATACTTTGGCCAGAATCGAAATCTTCCGGTACGTATAGCCTGCCGACAGGTCAATTGTCGTGAAACTCGTTAGTGGAATCAGGCGACTGAACGCTGGTGTCTGACCATACGTATTGTTGTTTCCACCAAAACGAGCACCCGTGTAAAAGGCTGATGCGCCTAGTTTCAGACCCCGCAGTTGCGGCAGATCGAACGTGTAGAAAATAGTTGCATTCGCGGTGTGGGCCGGGTTGTTGGTCAGCCGTTCGCCTTCGATGGGGGAACCCCGAACGAGCGATGCCTTCGTGTACCGCATATAATTGTAGCCGTAGCCGGTGATGAAATAGAAGTTCTTCGACAGGTTACCCGTCAGGTCTATTTCCAGCCCATCACTCGTGGTCTGGCCCGTAAACTCTTTCACGTTCGCGTCGGCATTGGCCGTGCCATCGGCTTTGAGTGGTGCCATCTGTGCCAGATCACTGTTGACGATGTGGTAAACGCCCAGGTTCGCCGTGATTCGACCGTTGAACAATTCATTTTTTACGCCCGCTTCAACCTGATCGACGATAGACGGTTTCAGGATCTGTCCGTAAATGTCGACCCCCGTGTTGATCGTAAAGTTGTTGGCGTAGCTACCAAAAAACGACGTGGTTCGGGTAGGCTGATACAGCAAGGCCACTTTGGGCGAAAAGGCCGCATCGGTTTTGGTTTCGGCGGTTCCCCGCGTTTCAACCTGCGTGAGTTGGTTCAGAATGGTTGTCTGCACCGTTTTCTGCTGCGACCACCGAACACCCGCCAGAATCTTGACTTTATCCGACAGGCCGATCAGGTCTTGTACATAAAACCCCAACCGGGTCGATGGTGACGTGGTGCGGGTCGTTGCCGTAGCATCGGGAATGTCGGTGCGGGCTTCGAACAGGCTCGGATTCAGAATGTTTATTTTATCGTAGGCTGTTTTCCCCGCTCCGTAATTGACGGTATAGGCAGTGCTTTTGCTGACGATACCAACGATATCGCCACCCACCAGCAACTGATGCCCGACAGCGCCCGTGTTGAACCGGCCATTGAGGTTTATCTGGCCGGTGCTGTTCGCTTCGCTAGTCATGGTTCGGCTAAGCGTGCGGGTCCAGTCGCCCGTGGCCGATACGTTGTTGTTGGGGACACCCGCTCCGTAGGCGGTCACGTCGGTTCCCTGCGCGGAGGCAATGGCGGTCAGTTTCCAGTTGCTGTTAAACGCATGATCGATATTGAGGGAGCCAGAGGTCTGCTTTACATTGTTGTAAGCCCAGGGCGTATTGATGAACCGCGACCGGGGCACATCGGGGATGATCGCATCCTGATTCGCATTCAGCGACCCAATGCCATTGTCGGGTGTCAGGTCTGACTTCAGATAATCGCCCTGAAGCAAAATGGATGTCTTTTGGCCCAGTTTATAGAGCAGGGAGGGGTTGACATAGACCCGGTTTGTTTTGACCACATCCCGGTAGCTTTTGGCCGTTTCGTACGTTCCCACAACCCGGAAGGCGAGATTTTTGGCCAGCGGACCGTAGAGGTCAACAATGGGTTTATATAGGCCGTAGCTACCGACCCGCATTGATACTTCACCGCCATACTCGAACTTCGGCTTCTTCGTGACCATATTGATAATCAGTCCGCCGGATACATTACCATACAACAGGGCAGAACTTCCTTTCAACACTTCAACGGATTCCAGCGTGCTGGCTTCGGGGAAGCCCATCGTATTGGAGATCACCCCATTTTTGAAAATATTGCCACCGGCTCCCGCAATACCGATGCTGTAGCCCCGTGCCGAAAAGGTTTCGGCCACACCACCCCGTTGCTGGGTCAACGATACTCCGCTGACATTTTTCAGGACATCCCCCAGACGGGCTGCCTGCTGGTTCGCGATCACGACACTACTGACCACGCCCGTCATCTGCGGCATATCCAGCGGAGCAAGACCCGCTTTACCCAGCGTAACGACCTGGTTATTGCCGGTTACTTCGACTTCACTCAACTGCGATGTATTTTCAGCCAGTGAAAAATCGACCGTGATGGCTTGCCCACTCTGTACGGATATCGTCTTTTCCTGCGTTTGCAGGCCCACGAACGTAATCTGAAGGGTGTACGTACCCTGGTTTATTCCTTTCAGCTGATAAGTCCCGTCTTCTGCTGTGACCGTACCTTTTCGAATTTCTTTCAGACTAACATTAACGAAGGAGGCCGGATTACCATCGCTGGTTTTCACTAAGCCACGAATCGACCCGTGCGACTGAGCAAGGACCTGTACATTCAATAGAATCAGCAGGCTTAGGCAAACTATAGTACTAGTAAAAATGTGTTTCATTTATTTAGATTAATTCTAATTTATTGCAAATTTGTGGCTTGAAGCGGTAGAGTAGGTATCGCAAATGGGAAGATTCCTGTTGAAATCGGGCCAGTATGGAAATAATGCTAAAACTTAAGGGTGTTGACCTATTATTGCGACGGGAAGCCTTGGCAGGACCGGCAGGCGTAGAGAATCCTTTTCAGGAAAAACTGGCCCGCATCCAGCACGAGCAGATGGGTTGTATAACCGATACGCAGATTTCGACGGGGAATTTCTTTATCGCGCACTGTACCTTTCAGCTTACCCAATCTGTTCAGTTAAGCAAAGAAGTAGAGGAGGAGGTCATTCAGCTGGATTTTGCACTGCGGGGTGAAAGCCAGGGCCTGACGACGGAAACGACGAGCCGACAACGCTTTTCGACGGGCCAGCATAATATCTGCTACATTCCCCGTTCGAAGAGTACTTATGACTACTACGCGTCCGATCAGCCACTAGATTATTGTATCGTAGTGATTCCGAAAGAGACGTACATTCGGCTACTAGCGTCCAGCAGTGGGCTGCATCGGCAACTGGATACCCTGATGGCGCAGCAGAAAACAGGGTATGCCAGTGCCAAAAACCTCCCGATAACACCCCTGATGGACTGGCTGATCCGGGATATGCGTACCAGTCCGCGTACGGGGTCATTAAAGCGATTATTTCTGGAATCCAGAGTAACCGAACTGCTCATGCTTCAGCTCGAACAAATGCAGGGTACGCAGCCGATAGGTTTTCCATCAAAGACAGCGGATATCCGTAAACTGCACGAAGCCTGCGAAATACTGGACGCTTCCTATGCCGATCCACCAACGATTGTTGAACTGGCTAAGCTGGTGTGTCTGAATGAGTTCAACCTCAAACGCGGATTCAAAGAGCAGACCGGAACGACCATACTGGGCTATGTTACCCGACGCCGGATGGAGGATGCCAAACGCCTTTTGCTGGCGGGCGACAAAACGATCAGTGAAATAGCATACTGGGTTGGCTACAAAAATCCAGCTCACTTTACGGTCGCTTTTAAACAGTACTTCGGCGTACTCCCGAGCACCATCCGACGGTAGGCTGGCCGTGAATGATCAGCCGCTGATGGGCTATTTTTTGAACGAGTTTTCGTGGGAATCGTTTACACCGAAGAACGACAAAAATCCTTAACATGAAACGAATAATGCTCCTGGCTTTCCTACTCACTACGCTGTTTGGGCAGACCAGCAAGGCGCAGACAGCCCAACAGCCTGCCGCACCCAACATGACTTTTTCCAATCCATTACCCGTCCAGTTTGGCGACCCGTATATACTGAACACGAAGGGCACCTATTACATGTACGGCACCGGCGCAGGAGCGGATAAGGGTTTCGTGGCCTATTCATCAACGGATATGGTGAACTGGAAGAGCGAAGGGCAGGTCTATTTCCACGATAACAAAAACGGGTGGAGCGACCCAAAAGCAGCGTGGGGGGGCGCTTACTGGGCTCCCGAAGTATATGAAGTGAAGGGCAAGTATTACCTGTTCTACAGTGCCCAGTGGAAAGAAAATCCGGCCCGTGATCTGGAAAACTTCCGGATTGGCGTGGCCGTAGCCGATAAACCGACCGGGCCATTCGTTGACCTGGCGAACAAGCCCGTTTTCGACCCCGGCTACCCCATCATCGATGCCAACGTGTTGTTTGACACCAACGGCAAGGCGTACTTGTATTATTCGCGTTGCTGCTACAAGCATCCGGTCGAAAGCGACGTGGCCACGCTAGCCCGCGATAAGGGCTGGTTCAAGGAGATCGAAGAAAGCTGGGTGTATGGGGTCGAGCTCAAACCCGATTTCTCCGGCGTTATCGGCGAACCGGTTCTAATCCTGCGCCCTCCGGTCAAGCTCAGCGACAAACAGGCCGAATGGGAGAGCCGGTCGGTTACGGCCCGCGAAGTAAATCGCCGTTGGACAGAGGGCTCGGTTGCGTTTAAGAAAGATAACATCTATTACATTATGTACTCGGCCAATCACTTTGGTGGTCAGTACTACGCCATTGGGTACGCCACCGCTAGTTCGCCGTTGGGACCGTACACCAAAGCGGCTAACAATCCGATCTTGCAGAAAAATACGGACAAAGGTGGCTCCGTAACGGGAACGGGACACAACAGCATCGCGTACTCACCGGATGGCAAAGAGATGTTTTGTGTTTACCATGCGCGAACCGCCAAAACGGGCGATGAACGGGTCGTGTGCCTCGACCGGATGCACGTGAAAAATGGACGTATAACCATTCTTGGCCCGACCACCACGCCCCAGAAATTCCCCTCCGGCGCAACCCGATAAAAGTTCATGAACAAGCGTAGTGGGGTCTTGAATGCCACCTGGACCGCTATGCATTGACAGTAAAAACAACACTGTGCGTACGTTTAGTCGTAACGCTTTTGACGTGAAGTGCAACTATACCCTGATCAATTCGTTCTGTCAAAAGAGTAAAGGGCATTTTCAGCGGCTATTTTTTGCTGGATTGTTGACGTATGAACCGTATTTCCGTTAGAGTAGAGAAGCATGTTCCCTTACGAATGGGTGAAGCAAGCTACGTTAAGTGGCTTTTACTCGTCTGTCTTGTCGTAACCGCACAATGGGCCGCAGCGCAGTCCGAAGGTCAATGGCGTTTACGGAAGAACAAAGATCAAATTCAGGTTTACTCCCGACACACGGATGGAAGTCGGCTGGAGGAGCTAAAAGCGGTCTGCGTGATTCCAGGTACGATGAGCCAGCTGGTCGCTTTGTTGTCGGACGTAGACAACTACAAAGAAGTCCTTTACAAAACGAAAACGGCCCAGTTGTTACAACGCGTGAATGAAACGCGGTTTACCTATTACATCGTTAATGAGTTACCGGTCGTTCAGGACCGGGACATGGCAGTTCAGCTCACCTTCTCGCGCGATCCGGCCACTAAACTGCTCCACGTCCGAGGGGTTGGTTTGCCGAATCTGGTTCCCGAAAAAAAGGGGAACGTCAGGATTACGGATTGGCAAGCCGACTGGCAGGTTCGCGCTGACGAGAAGAAACGGACCTTGTCGATCACCTACACCTGCCGGGTCGATCCCGGTGGCTCGATTCCTGCCTGGGTACAGAATTTTGCCGCGACCGATGGGGTCTACAACTCGTTTATCCTGATTCGGGATAGCCTTCCCTTAGCGCGTTACCAGGGAAGAACATTCGCGTTTTTAGGGAATTAGCGCTAGTTTAGGGCAAGCCGGAGTGACACGTTTCTCGGTGTAGAATCAGACTCCATTTTACCGCACCGTAAGAATTGCGCTGAATTATCCGGACTAGCCGGGTAATATAAGCCGGGTCGTGGCTTTTCATGCATTCGTCTAAACCGACCACCATGAGAAAAACACTCCTTGCCCTGCCGCTTGGCTTACTCGCCAGTATATATACGCTCGTGCAGGCTCAAACCGTTGCCCTGAAACCGGTGTGGGAAAGCGATACGACACTGCGCACACCCGAATGTGTTTTGTTCGAGCCCAGCCAGAATGTCCTGTATGTTTCCTGCATCAATGGCAGCCCAAAGCCGGAAAATAAAAGTAGCTACATTGCCAAAGTGGGTCTGGACGGTAAGGTGATCAAGCTGAAATTTACCGACAACCTTAATTCCACCAAGGGGATGGGGGTGCTGAAGAATAAGCTGTACGTGACCGAGATGACGCAGGTCGCCGAGATCGATCTGGCAACGGGTAAAATCCTGAACCAATATCCCATCGACGGTGCCAAGTTTCTCAATGATATTGCCATCGATCCCCAGAAAGGCGTCGTGTACGTTACCGACTCGAATGATAGTAAGGTATGGGCAATAACGAATGGCAAGAGTAGTCTTGTTCTGGAAGGTGCTCCGCTAAAAGGTACCAACGGGCTGTTATTCGAAAACAACCAACTACTGATCGGTAATGGCGATGGCTCGTTACTGAGTCTGAATCCGGCAACCAAACAACTCAGCACGATAGCCAAAGGGATGGGTGGTATCGATGGTATTGTCGCTTTGGGCAACAAGGAGTACATCGTCACCGAGTGGGCTGGCAAAATCTGGCACGTTCGTGCGGACGGAACGACCGAACTAAAATCAGACACCTCCGCGCAGAAGATCAGCTCGGCAGATATTGGGTATAATCCGACTACCAAGATGCTGTTTGTACCGACGTTTTTCCACAATACGGTGAAAGCCTACTCACTCAAGTAAGTGTGTGCAAGTATTTGGTGGCAGGTTTTGACGCCTTGCAGATAACACGAATCGCACCGTATAGTCATTGAACGCATCAGGGCGAACTACCAATGGTAATTCGCCCTGATAGTTGATCAGAACCAGTGATCAACTAATCATCAATTCCAGCCGCCACCCAATGCCCGGTACGCATTGACCATGGCATTCATCTGTTGCATCCGGGTTTCGATAAGCTCGATCCGCGCTTCCAGAACATCACGCTGGGTCAGCAATACTTCCATATAGTCAGCTCGGGCCGACGTGAACAGTTTCAGCGATATGGCCGTCGATTTGTTCAGCGCATCCACCTGGTTGTTTTTGGTGGTGTATTTCTTTTCCAGATTATCCATGTTGGCTAGCTGGTTGGCCACTTCGATATGAGCGTTCAAAACCGTGCGCTCGTAATCGTAGACAGCCTGAATCTGTTTGGCACTGGCCGTCTTGTACGCAGCGGTAATGGCGTTCTTGTTAACCAGCGGGCCAACCAGATCCCCAACCAGCGACGAGATTAGGGCCTGGGGAATATTTCCCAGATACAGCGGACTGTAGGACATCACACCCAGCGAAGCGGACAGATTGAGCGTCGGGTAGAAATTAGCCCTGGCCACCCCTACATCCAGTTTAGCCGCTTGCAACCTCAATTCGGCCTGGCGAATATCGGGCCGATTTTCCAGCAGCTGAGAGGGAACACCCGCAGCCACTTTGGTCGGAATCAGCTCATTAAACGTATCGGAACTCCGCTGAACGTGTTGTGGAAACCGACCCATCAGGAAGTTGATCCGGTTTTCTGCTTCAACAATCTTCTGCTGAATTTCGTACTGAAGACTTTGCGTTTTAAATACCTCTGCTTCAAACCGGCGCACAGCCAGTTCGGTTACTTTGGCCGCTTCTTTCTCCTGCTTAGTAATCGACAGGGCGTTGTTCAGGATGACAAGATTCTTCTGAATAATATCCAGCTGATTGTCAAGCGCCATCAGTTCGTAGTACGATGTAGCGATCTCCGCGACTAGGTTCGTAACCTGAAAGTTCCTCCCCTCGACAGATGAAAGATACGTGGCAATGGCTGCTTTTTTTGAATTACGTAACTTATGCCAAATGTCCACTTCCCAACTGGCAAAAGCGGCTATGTACGTATTCGGTAAAACCTCGGGTGTTTCCCGTCCCGGTTTTATCTCGGAAAAGGCGTCAGCCGCGCCCTGGCTGGTGTAGCGGGACACTTTCTCAACACTTGCTCCACCACCCAGCGTAACGAATGGCCGATACGCCCCTGCTCTGGCCAGGACTTCGTTGTTAGCCACCTGAATTTCCTGCAACGTAATGTTTAGTTCCTGATTGTTATGCAGCGCCGAATCAATCAGAATGGCTAGATTGGGATCGGTGAAATAAGCCCGCCAGGTCGTTTTACCGGTGTTGGTGGAATCCTGCGAGTTGGAATAACTCGCAGGTACTGATCTATTTTCTGTTTTCTGAACCAGGCGCGGTACAGTACAGGCGGCATTGAGTAGGGTAATGGACGCTATCCCTAACCAAGTGACTATTCGTTTATTGCACATGATTTTCACTTTCTTCTGGTTGTGGGAAACTGTCAATTGAATGGGCCAGATCTTCAGTCAACGATCCTTCTTCTTCATCCCGGATCATCTTGCGGCCATCAGCCATCGTGCCAAAGATGTAGTATAAGCCTGGGATGATGATAACCCCGAAAATGGTACCGAACAACATACCACCCATGGCCGAAGCTCCGATGGTCCGGTTACCGATCGCACCGGCACCGCTGGCACTGATCAGCGGGATCAGACCGGCCACGAAGGCAAACGAGGTCATCAGGATCGGGCGGAAACGCACTCTGGCTCCTTCAATGGCTGCATTCAGAATCGTTTCGCCCTGCTGTCGTTTCTGGACGGCAAACTCTACGATCAGTACGGCATTTTTACCCAACAGACCAACCAGCATGATGAGCCCGATCTGCGCATAAATGTTGTTCTCCAACCCCATCAGCTTGAGCAGCAGAAACGAACCGAATATCCCAACCGGCAGCGATAATACTACGGCCAATGGAATGATGAAGCTTTCGTACTGAGCGGCCAACACGAAGTAAACGAAGGCCAGTACGATCAGGAACACATACAGCGTCTCATTTCCCCGGATGGATTCATCGTAAGAAAGACCTTCGAACGCGATGTCGTATCCTTTGGGCAACGTCTTGGCGGCAACTTCGCGGATGGCCTGTATGGCATCGGCAGTTGTGTAGCCCTTCGCCGGAAGTCCCTGAATGGCGGCTGAGTTATACAGGTTGAACCGGGTAATTTCATTGGGTCCCTGCCCTTTTTTCAGGCTCATGAAGGCCGAGTAGGGGACCATGTCACCCGCATCGTTCTTGACGAAAAGCTTTAACAGGTCGGAGGGAAGCCGTCTGAAGCTCGGATCGGACTGCACGTACACTTTGAAGAACTGGTTGAATTTGGTAAACCCTTGCTCGTACGTACTACCGATCATGATGTTGAGGTTGTCCATCGCTTTGCCGATAGACACGCCTTTCTGCATGGCCAGGTTGTTGTCGATCTCCAGTTCGTACTGTGGATAGTTGGCTGAGAAGAAGGTGAATAAGCCTGTAAGCTCCTGCCGCTTGCTCAGATCCGCCATGAACTGCTTGTTGATTTTATCGAACTCGCGGT
Proteins encoded in this region:
- a CDS encoding DUF2271 domain-containing protein; the protein is MSFLPKIGLLVLALAFAQPSASLAQQPGTVKYKCMIQMTNYMGEGAYIVVSLINGKGAYDKTLYVLGSNKKWYPDVKEWHKAYAKKRTDISAITGASVAGGDRSVTVLEIESAKIDKDYKLRFESAVEDNKYYVKDLEIPLTTDALSAKSEGTGYIRYVRFSPNTSN
- a CDS encoding ankyrin repeat domain-containing protein translates to MKKLVAAILVGVSLSAQAQKNVLLEQSFWLGKPDANQVKAEVEKGSNPSQFNQASFDPVVMAINAQAPNETIKYLLSQPGNDVSKITHDSRIYLHWAAFRGNTEIMEYLLSKGSKTNVEDSHGATPLNFAAGSGQPDTKVYDLCIQNGANLKKDLNHDGANALLLAVANDKDLKLTDYFISKGLDLKSTDAAGNNAFSYAARSGNINILKALQQRGVPVNPTAMIMASQGGRQGAAPIETFQYLESLGIKPTVTNKSGETVLHAIVRRPKQTELIKYFLDKGVDVNQADDEGNTVFMNAAAANRDIAVLEMLQPKVKNINQSNQKGVTALAMAVQGNSPEVVSYLLTKGADVTVTDKNGDNLAAYLIQSYRPTSGPRLDGPRPEGGPRPEGGQRSENGPRTDDFTAKLNLLQEKGLDVKAPQKNGNTLYHLAVAKNDLSLMKRLEPLQIDVNSKNKEGITALHRAAMVSKDDALLKYLLSIGAKKDIATNFKETAFDLASENESLAKNNVSVNFLK
- a CDS encoding TonB-dependent receptor, which gives rise to MKHIFTSTIVCLSLLILLNVQVLAQSHGSIRGLVKTSDGNPASFVNVSLKEIRKGTVTAEDGTYQLKGINQGTYTLQITFVGLQTQEKTISVQSGQAITVDFSLAENTSQLSEVEVTGNNQVVTLGKAGLAPLDMPQMTGVVSSVVIANQQAARLGDVLKNVSGVSLTQQRGGVAETFSARGYSIGIAGAGGNIFKNGVISNTMGFPEASTLESVEVLKGSSALLYGNVSGGLIINMVTKKPKFEYGGEVSMRVGSYGLYKPIVDLYGPLAKNLAFRVVGTYETAKSYRDVVKTNRVYVNPSLLYKLGQKTSILLQGDYLKSDLTPDNGIGSLNANQDAIIPDVPRSRFINTPWAYNNVKQTSGSLNIDHAFNSNWKLTAIASAQGTDVTAYGAGVPNNNVSATGDWTRTLSRTMTSEANSTGQINLNGRFNTGAVGHQLLVGGDIVGIVSKSTAYTVNYGAGKTAYDKINILNPSLFEARTDIPDATATTRTTSPSTRLGFYVQDLIGLSDKVKILAGVRWSQQKTVQTTILNQLTQVETRGTAETKTDAAFSPKVALLYQPTRTTSFFGSYANNFTINTGVDIYGQILKPSIVDQVEAGVKNELFNGRITANLGVYHIVNSDLAQMAPLKADGTANADANVKEFTGQTTSDGLEIDLTGNLSKNFYFITGYGYNYMRYTKASLVRGSPIEGERLTNNPAHTANATIFYTFDLPQLRGLKLGASAFYTGARFGGNNNTYGQTPAFSRLIPLTSFTTIDLSAGYTYRKISILAKVSNITNELNYLIHDRYSIMPIPPRQFVTTLSYRLK
- a CDS encoding helix-turn-helix transcriptional regulator, producing MLKLKGVDLLLRREALAGPAGVENPFQEKLARIQHEQMGCITDTQISTGNFFIAHCTFQLTQSVQLSKEVEEEVIQLDFALRGESQGLTTETTSRQRFSTGQHNICYIPRSKSTYDYYASDQPLDYCIVVIPKETYIRLLASSSGLHRQLDTLMAQQKTGYASAKNLPITPLMDWLIRDMRTSPRTGSLKRLFLESRVTELLMLQLEQMQGTQPIGFPSKTADIRKLHEACEILDASYADPPTIVELAKLVCLNEFNLKRGFKEQTGTTILGYVTRRRMEDAKRLLLAGDKTISEIAYWVGYKNPAHFTVAFKQYFGVLPSTIRR
- a CDS encoding glycoside hydrolase family 43 protein; this translates as MKRIMLLAFLLTTLFGQTSKAQTAQQPAAPNMTFSNPLPVQFGDPYILNTKGTYYMYGTGAGADKGFVAYSSTDMVNWKSEGQVYFHDNKNGWSDPKAAWGGAYWAPEVYEVKGKYYLFYSAQWKENPARDLENFRIGVAVADKPTGPFVDLANKPVFDPGYPIIDANVLFDTNGKAYLYYSRCCYKHPVESDVATLARDKGWFKEIEESWVYGVELKPDFSGVIGEPVLILRPPVKLSDKQAEWESRSVTAREVNRRWTEGSVAFKKDNIYYIMYSANHFGGQYYAIGYATASSPLGPYTKAANNPILQKNTDKGGSVTGTGHNSIAYSPDGKEMFCVYHARTAKTGDERVVCLDRMHVKNGRITILGPTTTPQKFPSGATR
- a CDS encoding SRPBCC family protein, whose amino-acid sequence is MNRISVRVEKHVPLRMGEASYVKWLLLVCLVVTAQWAAAQSEGQWRLRKNKDQIQVYSRHTDGSRLEELKAVCVIPGTMSQLVALLSDVDNYKEVLYKTKTAQLLQRVNETRFTYYIVNELPVVQDRDMAVQLTFSRDPATKLLHVRGVGLPNLVPEKKGNVRITDWQADWQVRADEKKRTLSITYTCRVDPGGSIPAWVQNFAATDGVYNSFILIRDSLPLARYQGRTFAFLGN
- a CDS encoding NHL repeat-containing protein; translated protein: MRKTLLALPLGLLASIYTLVQAQTVALKPVWESDTTLRTPECVLFEPSQNVLYVSCINGSPKPENKSSYIAKVGLDGKVIKLKFTDNLNSTKGMGVLKNKLYVTEMTQVAEIDLATGKILNQYPIDGAKFLNDIAIDPQKGVVYVTDSNDSKVWAITNGKSSLVLEGAPLKGTNGLLFENNQLLIGNGDGSLLSLNPATKQLSTIAKGMGGIDGIVALGNKEYIVTEWAGKIWHVRADGTTELKSDTSAQKISSADIGYNPTTKMLFVPTFFHNTVKAYSLK